Proteins from one Candidatus Nitrospira nitrificans genomic window:
- a CDS encoding 4Fe-4S dicluster domain-containing protein, with protein MSVYMTSGMRGALPTASLQRLLDALSAKGYRIVGLTVRDGSVVWETVRSVSDLPVGWRDHQEPGRYRLEQTGSQEIFGVVHGPQSLKPFVFAPREPLLQIERNHDGFAARPTLPRSEKVAIIGARSCDLAGLTIQDRIFLKDAYGDPYYAARREGLLVIAVNCVRALPTCFCASMETGPRAERGFDLLLTEVDDQLLIEAGSAAGHEVLASLPFTRASAEQMAEADTRVDACAQSQVRRLDHSRLPQALYDAHEHPRWDEVAGRCLACANCTMVCPTCFCHTVEETPDLSRRHTTHARLWDSCFTQEHGYIHGKNMRPTIKDRYRMWLTHKLASWIDQFGASGCVGCGRCITWCPVGIDLTEELPALLRPSEQPSTTGG; from the coding sequence GTGAGTGTGTACATGACCAGCGGGATGCGCGGCGCGTTGCCGACAGCCAGTCTCCAACGATTGCTCGATGCCCTCAGCGCGAAGGGATATCGCATTGTCGGACTCACGGTGCGGGATGGGTCGGTCGTGTGGGAGACCGTCCGGTCCGTGTCCGATCTGCCGGTCGGCTGGCGTGATCACCAAGAACCGGGACGCTACCGGCTGGAACAGACCGGCTCACAGGAAATCTTCGGTGTCGTTCATGGACCGCAATCGCTGAAACCGTTCGTCTTTGCGCCACGCGAGCCGCTCTTGCAGATCGAGCGGAACCATGATGGATTCGCCGCGCGCCCGACGCTCCCGCGATCGGAGAAGGTGGCGATCATCGGTGCTCGCTCCTGTGATCTCGCCGGGCTGACGATTCAAGATCGGATTTTTCTAAAGGATGCCTACGGGGACCCTTACTACGCGGCCCGCCGTGAAGGGCTCTTGGTGATCGCGGTGAACTGCGTCAGAGCGCTACCCACCTGTTTTTGCGCATCCATGGAGACCGGCCCGCGCGCCGAACGTGGCTTCGATCTCCTGTTGACTGAAGTGGACGACCAGCTGTTGATCGAAGCGGGCAGCGCGGCCGGTCATGAAGTTCTCGCAAGCCTTCCGTTCACTCGCGCTTCGGCAGAGCAGATGGCCGAGGCTGATACGCGGGTCGACGCCTGCGCCCAGAGCCAAGTCAGACGGCTCGATCACTCACGCTTGCCGCAGGCTCTCTATGACGCTCACGAACATCCGCGATGGGATGAGGTGGCGGGGCGATGCCTTGCCTGCGCGAATTGCACGATGGTCTGTCCGACCTGCTTTTGCCATACGGTCGAGGAGACACCGGACCTCTCGCGCCGGCACACCACGCACGCCAGATTGTGGGATTCCTGTTTCACCCAGGAACATGGCTACATTCACGGCAAGAACATGCGCCCGACGATCAAGGATCGGTACCGGATGTGGCTCACGCATAAGCTGGCATCGTGGATCGATCAGTTCGGCGCGTCCGGCTGCGTCGGTTGCGGCCGATGCATCACCTGGTGTCCGGTCGGGATTGATCTGACCGAGGAGTTGCCGGCGTTGCTGAGGCCGAGCGAACAGCCGTCAACGACCGGCGGATAG
- a CDS encoding FAD/NAD(P)-binding protein: MVNPYLIHPATIVEKIREADDVHTYRLRLVDESVRRRFRFKAGQFNMVYLFGVGEVAISIVSDPDEPEFLDHTIRTVGRVTKAIADLQPGDVLGIRGPFGQGWPLEEARGRNVVIVTGGLGCAPVVGAIEYIFRRREDYGPVRIIHGVKTPRDLLYRDRFETWGRLPDTEVWLTSGQPDKTWHYHVGVVTELFECVTIELGESIVLMCGPEIMMRLGVPILMRRGIPDTAIYLSLERHMECGIGLCGHCQLGPYFLCKDGPVMRYDQVAQWLGRTGV; this comes from the coding sequence ATGGTTAATCCCTACCTCATTCATCCGGCGACCATCGTGGAGAAGATTCGGGAAGCCGACGACGTCCATACCTATCGCTTGCGGCTCGTCGATGAATCGGTGCGGCGCCGATTCCGATTCAAGGCCGGGCAGTTCAATATGGTTTATCTGTTCGGCGTGGGGGAGGTGGCGATCTCGATCGTCTCCGACCCGGATGAGCCGGAGTTTCTGGACCATACGATTCGCACCGTGGGGCGAGTCACCAAGGCGATCGCCGATCTGCAGCCCGGCGATGTCTTGGGCATCAGAGGCCCCTTCGGACAGGGATGGCCGTTGGAAGAAGCGCGAGGGCGGAATGTGGTGATCGTGACCGGCGGTCTGGGATGTGCACCGGTCGTCGGAGCGATTGAGTATATCTTCCGGCGGCGAGAAGACTATGGTCCGGTCCGGATCATCCACGGGGTCAAGACACCGAGAGACCTGCTCTATCGCGATCGGTTCGAAACATGGGGGCGATTGCCCGACACCGAGGTGTGGTTGACGAGCGGTCAACCGGATAAAACCTGGCACTATCACGTCGGGGTGGTGACGGAGCTGTTCGAGTGCGTGACGATCGAGCTTGGGGAAAGCATCGTGCTGATGTGCGGACCGGAGATCATGATGCGTCTGGGCGTGCCTATCTTGATGAGACGGGGCATTCCTGACACCGCCATCTACCTGTCCTTGGAGCGGCACATGGAATGTGGAATCGGCCTCTGTGGCCATTGCCAGCTGGGTCCGTACTTCTTGTGTAAAGACGGCCCGGTCATGCGGTACGACCAAGTGGCGCAGTGGTTGGGACGGACGGGAGTATAG
- a CDS encoding NADH-quinone oxidoreductase subunit B family protein: protein MLDPSKEIDEGQRPRLAVFKFASCDGCQLSMLNLEEDLLALGQALDIAYFPEASSDMSDGPYDIALVEGSITTAEDAQRILNVRQQTKKLLTIGACATAGGIQALRNWGDIEAFKQAVYPRPDYIQSLSTSTPISDHVRVDFELWGCPIDKGQLLRVLTDLSAGVPPRLPVDSVCLECKRRGTVCVVVAKGMPCLGPVTRSGCGAICPAMGRDCYGCFGPSEGARKGPGLPPNTSSLAKHFHEELQLIPIEVLRRFRGINGDASPFRDESNVWEKKA, encoded by the coding sequence ATGTTGGATCCATCGAAAGAGATCGATGAGGGGCAGCGGCCAAGGCTGGCGGTATTCAAGTTCGCCTCCTGCGACGGCTGTCAGCTCAGCATGTTGAATCTTGAGGAGGATCTGCTGGCATTGGGCCAGGCGTTGGACATCGCCTATTTTCCAGAAGCTTCCAGCGACATGAGCGATGGTCCGTACGATATCGCGTTGGTGGAGGGATCGATCACCACCGCGGAAGATGCGCAGCGCATTCTGAATGTACGACAACAGACGAAGAAGTTGCTCACGATCGGGGCCTGCGCGACGGCCGGCGGCATTCAGGCGTTGCGCAACTGGGGCGATATCGAGGCGTTTAAACAGGCCGTCTATCCCAGGCCGGACTATATCCAGAGTCTCAGCACCTCCACTCCCATCTCGGACCATGTCCGCGTGGACTTCGAATTGTGGGGATGCCCGATCGATAAGGGTCAACTCCTGCGTGTCCTCACGGACTTGTCGGCGGGAGTACCACCACGCCTGCCGGTTGACAGCGTCTGTCTGGAGTGCAAGCGGCGAGGAACTGTGTGTGTGGTGGTCGCCAAGGGTATGCCTTGTCTCGGACCGGTGACCAGGAGCGGTTGCGGGGCGATCTGTCCGGCTATGGGACGGGACTGTTACGGCTGTTTTGGACCGAGCGAAGGAGCAAGGAAGGGACCAGGCCTTCCACCGAACACCAGCTCGCTTGCGAAGCACTTTCATGAGGAATTACAGCTGATCCCGATCGAGGTCCTGCGACGATTTCGTGGTATCAACGGCGATGCGTCACCTTTTCGTGATGAGAGCAATGTTTGGGAGAAGAAAGCGTGA
- a CDS encoding Ni/Fe hydrogenase subunit alpha, with translation MTEARRAEAEDGKQTRTIAVDLVARVEGEGALRVTVKDGAVQDVELRIFEPPRFFEAFLQGRHYSEVPDIVARICGICPVAYQMSAVHALEQIFGLRVEGSLRDLRRLIYCGEWIESHALHIYMLQAPDFLGYESGIAMAKDHAATVTRGLRLKKAGNAIMALLGGRSVHPVSVKVGGFSRVPRRSELERMKDELLWARDAAVETVRWVAGFDYPEFTPDYNDVALSHPDEYPFNEGRIVASSGLQISVSEFERYFTEHQVSYSTALHCTLQGSSYLVGPLARLNLNQEHVTPLVKQVLADCAVALPLRNPFRGIIARAVEILYALEESLRLIERYEPPPLAALPVIVRPGIGMACTEAPRGILYHRYRVDGDGVIREAKIVPPTSQNQSRIEQDLRLFMPRLLHLPDQEAALACERVIRCYDPCISCATHFLNLEITREGAA, from the coding sequence GTGACGGAAGCGAGAAGGGCGGAGGCGGAGGATGGGAAGCAGACGAGGACGATCGCCGTCGATCTGGTCGCACGCGTGGAGGGTGAAGGGGCGCTCCGTGTCACCGTGAAAGACGGCGCCGTCCAGGACGTGGAGCTCAGGATCTTCGAGCCGCCGAGGTTTTTCGAGGCCTTCTTGCAAGGGCGGCATTACAGCGAAGTGCCGGACATCGTCGCGCGGATCTGCGGCATTTGCCCCGTGGCGTACCAGATGAGCGCGGTCCATGCGCTCGAACAGATATTCGGATTGAGAGTCGAAGGATCCCTGCGAGACCTGCGGCGGCTCATCTACTGCGGCGAATGGATCGAGAGTCATGCCCTGCATATCTATATGCTCCAAGCGCCGGACTTTCTCGGGTACGAGAGCGGCATCGCGATGGCGAAAGATCATGCAGCGACCGTAACCAGAGGCCTTCGGCTCAAGAAGGCCGGCAATGCGATCATGGCGCTGCTCGGCGGCCGCTCCGTGCATCCGGTCTCCGTGAAAGTCGGTGGCTTCTCGCGGGTGCCGCGGCGCAGCGAGCTGGAGCGGATGAAAGACGAACTCTTATGGGCGCGCGATGCGGCGGTGGAAACCGTGCGCTGGGTGGCGGGGTTCGACTATCCGGAGTTTACTCCTGACTACAATGATGTCGCGCTCAGCCACCCAGATGAGTATCCGTTCAATGAAGGGCGGATCGTCGCCTCCAGCGGGTTGCAGATCTCGGTGAGCGAATTCGAGCGATATTTCACCGAGCATCAGGTCTCCTATTCCACCGCGCTCCACTGCACATTGCAAGGCTCCTCCTATTTAGTCGGTCCGCTGGCTCGTCTGAATCTGAATCAGGAGCATGTGACACCGTTGGTAAAGCAGGTCTTGGCCGACTGCGCGGTGGCATTGCCGTTGCGTAATCCGTTTCGTGGGATCATCGCGCGTGCGGTCGAAATCCTCTATGCTCTGGAGGAATCATTGCGGCTCATCGAACGGTATGAGCCTCCGCCCTTGGCGGCGCTGCCGGTTATCGTTCGACCAGGCATCGGCATGGCCTGCACGGAAGCGCCCCGGGGGATTCTCTACCATCGGTACCGGGTAGATGGTGACGGCGTGATTCGTGAAGCCAAGATCGTTCCTCCCACCTCGCAGAACCAATCTCGTATCGAACAGGACCTGCGTCTCTTCATGCCGCGCCTGTTGCACCTTCCCGATCAGGAGGCGGCGCTGGCCTGTGAACGGGTCATCCGTTGCTACGATCCCTGCATTTCCTGCGCGACCCATTTTTTGAATCTGGAGATTACCCGGGAAGGGGCTGCATGA
- a CDS encoding hydrogenase maturation protease yields the protein MKKDRPRSSAIRIIGLGNGMRGDDAVGLLAARRIRRQVGDQVEVIEAEMAGVDLVELMEGAQAVILIDAARSGQAPGTIHRLDASAGPIGSRMFPRSSHALGTVDALELARAMGVLPAAVIVYGVEADNTEAGRPLSPLVATALDQVVQQVVQECEARYA from the coding sequence ATGAAGAAAGACCGTCCCCGTTCATCCGCCATTCGGATCATCGGTCTTGGCAACGGCATGCGAGGCGACGACGCGGTCGGACTCCTGGCGGCTCGCCGAATCAGGCGACAAGTCGGCGACCAGGTCGAGGTGATCGAAGCGGAGATGGCGGGAGTTGATCTTGTGGAATTGATGGAAGGGGCGCAAGCCGTCATTCTCATCGATGCCGCGCGCAGCGGACAAGCTCCCGGCACGATCCATCGGCTCGATGCCTCGGCCGGCCCGATCGGGAGCCGGATGTTTCCGCGATCCAGCCACGCTCTCGGCACGGTGGATGCGCTGGAGCTGGCTCGCGCGATGGGAGTGCTGCCCGCTGCCGTTATTGTGTATGGAGTGGAAGCAGACAACACGGAAGCGGGCCGACCGCTCTCGCCTTTGGTGGCCACAGCGTTGGATCAGGTGGTGCAACAGGTCGTCCAAGAATGTGAAGCGCGCTATGCATGA
- a CDS encoding hydrogenase maturation nickel metallochaperone HypA encodes MKQVVKAVEAELDGTQRAKLSVVRLKISALSHLLTHDHATVQATFGLAARGTRAEGATLEIIAIPGNAWCLRCHSDRTVTRADAVCSACGGPVAAGPAEPEVVLHELVVLE; translated from the coding sequence ATGAAGCAAGTCGTGAAGGCTGTGGAGGCCGAGTTGGATGGAACGCAACGCGCAAAACTCTCGGTCGTGCGCCTCAAAATCAGCGCGCTTTCCCATCTCCTGACCCATGATCACGCAACCGTCCAGGCAACATTCGGATTGGCCGCGCGCGGCACGAGGGCCGAAGGCGCGACGTTGGAGATCATCGCCATCCCAGGGAACGCGTGGTGCCTTCGTTGTCACAGCGACCGCACGGTCACAAGAGCGGATGCCGTCTGTTCCGCTTGCGGAGGGCCAGTGGCCGCGGGACCGGCAGAGCCGGAAGTCGTGCTCCATGAGTTGGTCGTCCTGGAATGA